In Hirundo rustica isolate bHirRus1 chromosome 2, bHirRus1.pri.v3, whole genome shotgun sequence, one genomic interval encodes:
- the KCTD4 gene encoding BTB/POZ domain-containing protein KCTD4, translated as MERKASRRENECEEKTSNSESSELDKDYKTSLITLNVGGYLYITQKQTLTKYPDSFLEGIINGRIMCPFDADGHYFIDRDGLLFRHILNFLRNGELLLPEGFRENQLLAQEAEFFQLKVLSEAVKSRWEKEQLASRETTFLEITDSHDRSQGLRIFCNAPEFIAKIKSRIVLVSKSRLDGFPEEFSVSSNIIQFKYFIKSENGTRLVLKEDNTFVCTLETLKFEAIMTALKCGFRLLTSLDCSRGSIVHSDALHFIK; from the coding sequence ATGGAGAGAAAagcaagcagaagagaaaacGAATGTGAAGAAAAAACCAGCAACTCTGAAAGCTCCGAGCTAGACAAGGACTATAAAACGTCTCTGATTACTCTGAATGTCGGTGGTTATCTATATATCACACAAAAACAGACACTAACCAAGTATCCCGATTCTTTTCTGGAGGGGATCATAAATGGAAGAATAATGTGCCCATTTGATGCGGACGGTCACTACTTCATAGACAGAGATGGACTCCTTTTCAGACACATCCTCAACTTCCTACGGAACGGAGAACTTCTTCTACCAGAGGGGTTTCGGGAAAATCAACTTTTGGCACAAGAAGCCGAATTTTTCCAGCTTAAGGTACTCTCAGAGGCAGTGAAATCAAGGTGGGAGAAGGAACAGCTAGCATCTCGAGAGACTACTTTCCTGGAAATAACAGACAGCCACGACCGTTCACAAGGACTTAGAATCTTTTGTAATGCTCCTGAATTCATTgccaaaataaaatccagaatTGTACTGGTGTCCAAAAGCAGGCTGGATGGATTTCCAGAGGAGTTTTCAGTATCTTCAAATATTATTCAATTCAAGTACTTCATAAAGTCTGAAAACGGTACACGATTGGTACTGAAGGAGGACAACACCTTTGTCTGCACCCTGGAAACTCTTAAATTTGAAGCTATAATGACGGCTTTAAAATGTGGATTTAGACTGCTGACCAGCCTGGATTGTTCAAGAGGGTCGATTGTTCACAGTGATGCACTGCATTTTATCAAGTAA